In Alphaproteobacteria bacterium, the genomic stretch AACAGTATCAGAATCTGTATCAGTTGTAGAATCAGAATCACCACCATCGGTCACAGAATCACTATCAGTAACGGTATCTGTATCTGTAACAGTATCAGAATCTGTATCAGTTGTAGAATCAGAATCACCACCATCGGTCACAGAATCACTATCAGTAACGGTATCTGTATCTGTAACAGTATCAGAATCAGAATCTGTATCAGTTGTAGAATCAGAATCACCACCATCGGTCACAGAATCAGAGCTGGAATCATCGGTAATAATATTATCAACGGGATTATTTGTACTCGTGTCCGAGCGAGCACCAGCACCCCCGCCACCAGAACATGAAAATAGGCACAAAATACCTATATAAAATAAAATGAATTTATACACTTACTCAACTCCTCAATTAAGTAGGCGTAATATTAGCAATTTAATTTATTTTCACAAGCTTTATTTGATTAAAAATCATATTCTATTTAAAACTAGAAAATAATATCTAGTTAATATATTATTAGGTTAATTAATAGAACTATGAAAGCAATATATCCTGGCACATTTGATCCAATCACAATAGGTCATCTCGACATTATCAAGAGAGCTGCGCAAATTTTTGATAACTTAACAATAGCAATAGCTAAAAACCCTAGCAAGAAACCATTATTCAGTCAAAAAGAGCGAGAAGAATTGGTAATAAAGTCAATTAAAGAACATAATAATATAAATCACAAAAATATTAATGTAGTAAAGTTCTCAGGATTATTAGTAGATTTTGCAGCAAAAAGTGAAATTTCTGTTTTAATTAGAGGCTTAAGAGCAATTTCAGACTTTGAATATGAATTTCAAATGTCTTGCATGAATAGTAAATTAAATTCAGAAATACAAACTATATTCTTACCAGCATCTGATCAGGTGCAATTCATATCATCCAGATTTGTCAAGCAAATAGCCTCGCTAGGTGGAGATGTGGCACATTTAGTAAGTGAATCTGTTTATCAGGAGATTTATAAGAAACTTAAATAATATTAAAAATCTTTGCTACTATATAACATTAAGCCAAAAGAAGATTTTCTAACATTTGAGCTATCTTTTTCATACTTTCTACCGAGAGTTAAAACTAAATTGTCATTTATGTCATAACCAACAGATAATTCATTTTGATTAGCATTAGATAAACCAGTTACATCAACATCTTTTGTTAATCTATTTAAATTCAAAGACCAATTTTGATATTTGAATGATGTAATTAAAGTTAAATATTCGTAATTTGCTGCAACTATATTATCAGAAAACTCTGGGCCAAAACGATCATTTGTTGAGTTGAAATTTTGGATATTACTATATTCTGCAAAAGTAAAAATATTTAGAGAAGAAAAATTATTTTTATTCCCAATGGAAAAAGAATAGCCAGATTCATCTGAAATATTAGCAAGCGTGTTACCAGCATCTATATTTCTATATGATATATTATAAAAAAATTCTGGAATATTATATATATCTTTGCCGCTCAAAGACAGTGTATATGATGACAAACTATCTGTATTACCCGCTTTACCAGCATCTCCAAGAGTTAAATCTCTTCTAGTGATTGTAGATTCACTTAAGTCCGTATCATCATTATAAAAACTATTTATAGAAATAAGATGTTTACCATAATTATCTAAGTTGATTTTAGCACTTAAACCAACACCTAATTTATTTTGTAATCTATATTCATCAGCATAATCAGAGCCCCAAATTGCAGAATTTAATTTTTCATCATGACCTAAAGCATAATTAGGCTCAAATTTACCAATTAAGAAGAACAAATCATCTTGCTCAAATTTATAATAAAGCTTATTCAAAACTAAGCCCTCATCTTCAAAAAAAATATTTTGTTTATCCTCATTAGGGCTTTTAAGGTTTAAAAAACTCCATTTATTAATGAAGGAGCTTCTATTTGTTAAATTTAGTTTAAACTCTGGTGAATATTCTAAAAAATAGTTAGAATATTTCATAGAATTATCAATAGTAGAGTTATCTGAATCCTTGTAAGATATATCCTTATTTAGTTGAAGTTTTAACCAATAATCACCCTCTAAATTAGGATAATTATCAGCACTAGCTTGACTGTAAGCAATAAAATTAATTAAAGCTAAAACTAAATAACATCTTGTTTTATTCATAATAGTAATAAAGCTGGATTTTCTATGTAATGTTTAAACGAACTAAGTAACTCTGCACCTACTGCGCCATCTACTACCCTGTGATCACATGATAATGAGACTGTCATTGCATCAATTGCTTTAAATTGATCATTCTCAACAACAACTTTCTTTTCTCCCGTTCCCACCGCTAAAATTGCACTTTGTGGCGGGTTAACTATAGCATTAAATTGTTTAATTCCAAACATGCCTAAATTAGATATACTAAAGCCTCCTCCTTGAAATTCCTCGGGTTTCAAAGTACCCGATTTAGCCTTAAATACTAATTTTTTCATTTCAGCAGAAATAGCTATAATAGATTTTTGCTCAGCATTATGAATAATAGGCGTAATTAAACCATCATCTATTGCAACAGCAACCGATATATCTACATTATTATATTGTAAAGTGGCTTCTTCCGTCCATGAAGCATTAGCAGCTGGAACCTTTTTTAAAGCCATGGCAGATGCTTTAATAATAATATCATTTACACTTATACGATATGCAGCTTTACCAGACTCATCTTTTGGTGCAGCAGAGTTTAACTGAGCGCGTAATTTTAATAAGTCGCTTATATTACAATCCAATGTTAAATAAAAATGCGGAATATTTTGCTTAGCATGTAACAATCTTGCTGCTATTACTTGTCTAATATTGTTATTTGGAATTACTTTATATTCCTCTTCATTACGGCTTATAATATTAGAAGATACAGGCTGACTTAAAAAATTCATTACGTCCTCTTTAACCACCCTGCCCTTTGGACCAGTGCCATTAACACTAGCTAAAGAAAGATTATTTTGTTCTGCAATTTTTCTGGCTACAGGGGATGAAAATGAGTTATTATTATCATTAACTCTTTTAATTACTGTAAGCTGATCATTAGCTGCAGAGTTTTTTACTAAACTTGGCTTTGTTTTTACACTTTCTGTAGGTGTAACAATTGTCTTTGTTTCTAATTGTGGCTTCTCTAACTCTTGTTTAGCTTCGTCTTTTACTTGCCCAGTCTCATTTTTCTTAGGCTTATAATCAGCAAGACTAGCTTCGCTCTCATCTTCTTCTAGTAATAATGCGATGACTTCGTTAACTAAAACATTTTTACTTCCTTCAGCTACAAGAATCTTGCCTATTTTCCCTTCATCTACAGCTTCCACTTCCATTGTTGCTTTATCTGTTTCAATTTCAGCTATAACCTCTCCTGCGGAAACTTCATCTCCTTCTTTTTTTAACCATTTCGCTAGATTACCATCTTTCATAGTAGGTGATAAAGCGGGCATTAAAATTTCAATTGGCATAATTTACCTATGTTATAATTATTTTTTGTTACAAATTTGCATTGCAGCGTAAAAAATGTCATCACTTGATGGCAAGGCTAATTTTTCTAAATTAGCCGCATAAGGTAATGGCACATCTTTGGCACATATCTTCTTCGGCTCAGCATCTAAATAGTCAAAAGCTGACTCACAAACTATACTACATATCTCAGAGCCAATTCCACTAACACCCCAGCCTTCTTCTACTGTAATTATACGATTTGTTTTTTTAACTGAGTTTATAATAGTCTCTTTATCTAACGGTCTTATAGTTCTTAAATCTATCACTTCTGCACTAATACCATTTTTTTCCAATCTGTCAGCAGCTTCTAAAGCTCTTTCAACTGAAATAGAAAAAGCTGTTATAGTAACATCAGATCCTTTTTTAATTATACGAGCTTTACCTATCTCTATATTTTCGATTTCATCTTTATTTAACTCAAACTCGTAACCATAAGTAATTTCATTTTCAAGAAAAATTACTGGGTTGGGAGATTTTATGGCCTTTTTAAGCAAGGCTTTACTATCAGTTGCGTCATAAGGAGCTATTACCTCTAAACCTGGTATATGGTTATACCAAGCAGCGTAACATTGTGAATGCTGCGCACCAACTCTAGCTGCAGCACCATTTGGCCCTCTAAATACGATTGGACATTTAACTTGCCCTCCTGACATATAATGAGTTTTAGCTGCAGAGTTAATTATTTGGTCAATTGCCTGCATTGCAAAATTAAAAGTCATAAATTCAACAATTGGTTTTAAACCAGCCATCGCACTACCAATTGCTATACCTGCAAAACCATGCTCTGTGATCGGAGTATCAATCACACGATCAGAGCCAAACTCATCCAGTAAACCCTGACTTACTTTATAAGCGCCTTGATATTCTGCAACCTCTTCTCCCATTAAGTAAACATTTTTATCTAGCCTCATTTCTTCGGCCATTGCGTCTCTTAGGGCTTCTCTAACTGTTATTTTAGTCATATTATTTATTATTATATATATCTGTCCATAATTCAGAAGCTAAAGGTTCTTTGCTATTTTTAGCAAATTCAATAGCTTCCTCAATAATTAATTTTATTTTTTTATCATGCTCTTTAAGCGTCTTTTCATCAACTAATTTGCGTTCAATACCCCAATTTTTGAAATTAGCAATTGGATCATCATTAGTCTTATAATCATCCACTTCTTCTTTTTTACGATATTTAGCAGGATCTGACATTGAATGACCCCTGTAGCGATATGTTTCCATTACAAGTAATTCAGGACCATTTCCAGCTCTAACAGAATTAGCAGCAGTTAGCATTGCATCTTTAACTGCAAAGAAATCTTGTCCATTTACCTTAGTGCCTTTGATGCCAAAAGGTTTTCCTCTTTCTTCAAACTTAGCTGTTGCAGTAGATCTTTGCACACTGGTACCCATACCATATTTGTTGTTCTCAATTACAAATATAACTGGTAAATTCCATAATTTCGCCATATTAAAAGACTCATATACTTGCCCTTGATTTGCAGCTCCATCACCAAAAAATGTCACAGCAATTCTGTTTTCTTTTCTATATTTGAAAGCAAAACCAACACCCGCACCAATTGGAACTTGAGCGCCAACTATACCATGTCCACCATAAAAGTTTTTTTCTGTGTCAAATAAATGCATAGAACCTCCTTTACCTCTAGAAACACCTGTTTCCTTTCCAAAAAGCTCTGCCATTATATATTTTGGGTCCGTACCACAGGCTAAAATATGCGCGTGGTCTCTGTAGCTTGTAACCATTGCGTCATCGTCATTTAAAGCTGCTTTAATTCCCATAACCACTGCTTCTTGCCCTATATATAAATGGCAAAAACCACCTATAAGACCCATTCCATATGCTTGTCCCGCTTTTTCTTCAAATCGTCTAATTAGCACCATGTCATGGTAATATTTTAAGAAATCTTCCTTGGTTAAATTGTTTTTAGCTTTTTCTGTAGTAGCTTTGCTAGAAGAGTTTTGCACCATATTAAACTAATAATATTATATTTATAAGCTAGGCATTAAACCATGAGAAATTAATAATATCAAGATCTTTGATAGTGCTAGAAAAAATCTCTGTATTTATATTATAAATAAGTATAAATATATGGTAGTAAAAGAATATATACCATCAATTCAATGAAAGACATTAATCCTGAAATTTTATTCAGCAACACTGGTGAGCAAGAAAAACAAAATACAGAGCCGCACAACACTGATGCAGAGCAACTTATATTAGGATATCTTCTCTCCAATAACGAAGCGTATAGTCAAGTTGGTGATTTCTTAAGAGATGAGCATTTTTTTGAGCCAGTTCACCAAAAAATTTATAAAACTGTAAATGATTTTTTTAACAAAGGTTTAATCGCAACACCTATTACTTTGAAAGGTTATTTTGAGAATGAGGAACAATTACAAGAATTTGGCGGCAACAAATATCTAAATGACTTAGCTGCACTATCTGCCAGCCCTATAAATATTAAGGAATATGCAAAATTAATTTTTGATCTTTATTTAAAAAGAAAATTAAAATCGATTGGAAATGCTGTGGTAACAGAAATCGCAGATCAAACCAAGCTAAACCCTTCGAGCGCAATCATTGAACAAACTGAGCAAAAATTATTTTCCTTGGCCTCAGAAGGTAATTTAGAAGGAGATTTTAAAAAGTTAAATGTTTCATTGAGTAACGCATTAGAAACCGTACAAAATTCTATAGATTCAAATGGCTTTTGTGGCATTCCAACAAACCTACTAGATTTAGATAAGTTACTTGGAGGTATCCAAGACTCTGACTTACTTATCTTAGCTGGTCGACCTTCTATGGGTAAAACAGCTCTTGCAATTAATATCGCTTTAAATTCATGTGAGCATTTTAATGATAAAGAAGATAAAAAATCAGTTGGTTTTTTCTCACTTGAAATGTCCTCTGAGCAATTAGCAAGTAGAATGATAGCGATGAAGTCCGGCATAAATGCTAAAAAATTCCGTAGTGGTAATTTTACAAAAGAAGATTTTGAACTTGTTATTAAAGCCAATAAAGCTTTACACAACTTGAATTTCTTTATAGATGATACACCAGCTTTATCAATCTCTGCCATAAGAACAAGAGCTAGAAGACTTAAAAGACAAAATAATTTAGGGCTCTTAGTAATTGATTATTTACAGTTAGTCAGAGCTACAGGTAGTGAGAACCGAGTACAAGAAATCTCAGAAATAACGCAAGGTTTAAAAGCTATTGCCAAGGAATTAAATATACCAGTAATGGCGCTTTCACAACTATCTAGAGCCGTGGAGCAAAGAGATGATAAAAGACCTCAATTATCTGACCTGCGTGAATCTGGAAGTATTGAGCAAGATTCTGATGTGGTAATGTTCATTTTTAGAGAACAATATTACATTGAAAGATTAAAACCTAGTGAGGATAACCCTACTAAATTTAGCGAGTGGCAGCAAAAAATGAGTCATGTTTCGAATAAAGCTGAAGTTATGATAGCTAAACAAAGACATGGACCAATTGGTAATGTGTCGATTCATTTTGACCCTAGTACGACAAAATTTGACAACTTAGCTAATGAGGTAATTTAATGTATTTAAATTCTTTTTTTGATGCTACCTTATATGTTAATTTACAGGCTGTTCAAAAGAATTATTTAACATTACAGCAAAAATCCTTTCCGGCTAAATGTGCAGCTACGATAAAAGCTAATGCTTATGGTTTAGGTGTCAATAGCATTTTAAATAGCTTATATGAAGTTGGCTGTAGAGATTTCTTTACTGCAACATTAGGTGAAGCAATTTATTTGCGTAAAATCAAAGAAGATATTAATATTTATATTTTTCATGGCCTAAAAGAAAATGAATGTGATGAGTTTTTTAAGCATAATTTAACCCCTATATTAAACTCTATTGACGAAATAAAAATTTGGCAAAATTACGCTAAAAAGAAGCGTCTTATACTTTCTGCAAACATACATTTTGATACTGGCATAAATCGCTTAGGTCTTAATTTTGAAGATCTAAAATTATTTAAAAGCAATAAAATAAAATATGATCAAATCAAAATAGAATATATTATGAGTCACCTTGCTTGTTCTAATGAGCATGACAATCCAAGAAACCAGCTTCAACTTGAACAAGTCTTAGAATTAAAAGAAGTTTTTCCAAAACAAAAATTCAATCTGGCAAATTCTTCAGCTATATTTTTAGATAAAAAATATCATTTCGATATGGTAAGACCTGGGGCAGCCTTATTTGGCATTAATCCTACTCCATATCTTAAGGAAAATCCAATGGATCAAGTGGTTACTCTAACTACTAAAGTTATTCATATTAGAGAGGTTAAGCAAAATGGTATGGTAGGATATGGTAATATTTGCCCTATAAAAAAAGGGATGAGACTTGCTACCATCCCAATTGGTTATGCTGATGGTTATTTACGCTCATTAACTAATCGTGGTTATTGTTATTTAAAAGGTAATATCATTCCAACTTTAGGCAAAATCTCCATGGATATGACAATTATTGATATTAGTAATTTTAACAAGAATGAGATAAAAATAGGTGATGAAGTAGAAATTATTGGCAAAAATATAGATTTATCAGAATTAGCCAAACAAGCAGGAACCATTTCTTATGAAATTTTAACTTCTTTTAGTGGTAGGTTTAAAAAAGTTTATGTTGCTTATCAAGGTTAGATCTTAACCTTCAGCAAATATAAGAAATATAATATTTAGTTAACCCCACTAAATTAAATTTTATATAAATAATTTGCAAAATCTTCTTAATGAAATTTCTTATAAAATAATCATTACCTTATTTAGCAAAAAAAGATCACTAGATTTAATTATTTCTCTGGTGTAATTGAGTAATATTCTTAAATTTAACCAGTCTCCAGATAAAATACTATTTATTTCATTACTACCGCACTCCCTTAAATCTGTAATTACCTAATTTTGATCTTACTTCATATAGCTAGTAATAAATTCAATTGCTTACCTTCTTTTGAATTTATTGTTTAAATAAAATTTCTCTTTGGTTAGAGATAGAGATTATGATAATTATGCTCTTCATTCATTTTGCAACACTTTAATCCTTATAAATAGTAGCTTCTTTTATTTGAATTACTTTGCTTGAGTATTCCCTTATGGTGATTAATGGTTAAAGACTAAGCGCTCTAGAAGCTGGTCTTACTGCAGAAAATTATAATCAAAGAAATATTGCCAATATAGCTGTTCTAGTTAATGATCAACTACTGCCTTATCTGATAGATCATTAATATTTTGTAATATGAAAAATCTAACCCAAAACTAACTTGTATAGTGGCTGATGCATCTTTACTAAAGTTACTATCACTATGCGCAGCTTCACTTTTTTACTAAAACATGCCGCAAAATCTATTTGGATAAAAATATAACCTTATATTTTAGGCTTAGTTAAAAGTTTAACCTAGATTTGATCTAAATTATCTTAATAATGATCGTTTTTAAATGGCTTAATAGAAAAATATATTATTGCTTGCATAATTTTAACCAGAAAAGAATTTTATTATAAATTATTCAATATTAAACTAACTCTAAAACCAAGCAGCTTTAGTCAAGTTAACTGTGTAATCTGTTTACATAACCATAATAAAAAATAAGCAGCTTATATTTCTGCTAACATATTAGATTTCAAAATTAGATAATCGACAAATTTCGCTTTTAAGTCATTATATAAAACATTTAGATCATGTGAATCTTTAGCAATGATAAAACAAGTTGGCCCTGTACCAGTTAAACGAATAAAATATTTATCTTGGTTAATATAATTATAGATGTTTGCTAATTTTTGATCTTTTTCTAAAGCTATATCAGTTAAATCATTTTTAGTATTAGCTAAAAATTCTAATAATGCTTTTTTATTTTCAAATTTAGTTGGATAAATTTTCATTTTATTACTAAAACTTTGTTTTGAAAAAGCTGCAAAAACATCCTTGGTCTTAATTTGAGTTTTAGGATTAATAATTAACAAAGGAATTTTAGGGTAAGTTGTTTTATCATTTAATATCTCGCCTATACCAGACACATATCTAGAATAATTAGTAAGAAAAAATGGAATATCAGCACCAAATTTAAGCGCAAAGTTAATTTTCTCTGAAAGTGAAACTTCAATTGAGAAATAATCATATAAAAAGTTTATTATACAAGCAGCATTAGAAGAGCCACCCCCCATACCTGCAGCCATTGGTACAGATTTGTGATGCGTGATATAGAACTTTTCTTTAATTTTATATAATGCTAAGAAATTTATTAAAACTTTATAAATTAAATTTTCTTTATTATTTAGCTCATAATTTGTGTTTATAATGTGATTTTCAGCACTAATAGATGCAATAGAAATTAAATCATAAAGCTCAATATATGAGAATAAACTATCTAAAATATGATAATTATCTTTTTGACCATTTATATGTAAATATAAATTAATCTTTGCATATGATTTTAGATTAATCATCTTCTTCTACTCGAGCATAAGTACCTTCAGCAGACTGATCTGGTGAACCTTCTGTATTGACTTGGTTTACATCAGATTCGCCACCTGGATCAATTCCGCCACCTGAATCAGGTGATGAACTATGTGCAGCTTGATCGTCATCAGCTTTTGAACCAAATCCATCACTTATCTCACCTTCACTGTCACCAGTTTTTGTACCCCCTGTACCTTCTTTTAGGTTTGGAAATTCAGCCTTAATTCTAGATTGAGCAAAATTGGAAGATAATGATGATTTTTCATCATTTTCAATAGCTCTATTAGTATCTTCTTCACTATAGCCCTTAGCACTCATGCTTTCACGAATCTTATCATGCAATTCATCTTTATTATTGAATTTGTCTCCACTATCTTTTATGCCACGCACAGTTTGCCTTAGATCTTGATTTGTAAATTTATTATCAAATAATTTATCTACTTTATCATCTAATTTCATACCAGCATCACCAGAAGTGTGTTTACTTAAATCTTTAGAAATAAATGAATCTCGCATTTTTCTTTCTTGCCCTTTTGTCATAACCCTCCTACCAGCTGATCTTCTTTGGGCGTTAGCAAGTGACACTTTAAAATCATCCATGGCTTTACGCATTTCACCCTTAGCTACTGTCAAAGGATTTAAACTTTTATTACCATATCTTTCATCTTTTGCTTTATCTCTAGCAAGAGCTTTTTTAACTTCCTGTTTAAATTTGCCACTTCTTTTTAATTTATCAATCTCTTTATTGTTCAAGCCTTTTGCTTTCAAATCTGCAGTTACCTTTTTTTCTGCTTTAGCAAATTTTGCTTGCTTAGTTTTATTTATGAGACCACCAGACCATTTATGAGCTGCTTTGCTCATAAATGAAGGTAACATCTTCTCCGCTCCTAAAGAAAGTCCCCTACCTGCAGTTCTTTTCCAAGTTCCTTTCGCTTTGTTTTTTGCAAATTCTTCACCAGTATATTGTACCGTATTGATTACGGAATTAGTTATCCTTGCTACGCCTTCCAATGATACACCATCTGAAATTTTATCTGCTATTTTAGGTATTTCATCAACAAAATATTGTATGATTAAAGCAGTTAAAAACAACAAGAATATTTGTGTCAAATCTATCTGTAAACTTGAAACACTATTGATTGTATTATTTGTTGAATTAAATTCGTAGATATCACCTATTACAAAATATTCAATAGAAAATATCACAAGATCTACTACAGTTTGCCAGCAAACATCATAATATAGCATTTCATACATAAAATGTGTAACCATAGTTAAAAAGATACCTACAAAAACAAATAACATCATAGGCTGGATAGCCGCGCCAATTAGAGCTTTTAACCAAGGCTCAAAATAATTTTCTCTAGTATATTTAAATAAAGAAAAAATTAGAAATATAGGTGCCATAGATAATAATATAGTCATAAGCATAGTTATTATTATAAAAATAACCGTTAATTTAATCATAGAAAATGTAAAAACCCAGAATGCATAATATAAAGCTAAAATTAGCAACCAACCAAATTGATGTGAAAATAATAACCCCCATATTTTATAAGCAATTGCCTCTGAAAAAAACATAAGAACTACATTATCGACATTTTCCAAAACGGAGCTATCAACATAAGAAAGACGTGTTGTCGAAATATAATCTTTATTTTCAATAGCATTACTAAATGCCTCTAAAACTATATTTGCTAAAACATAGCTACCATCCCAAAATAAAGTTACCACATATTTATCAAAAAATTCCCAACCTCCACTAGGATTTAATAAAGCAACAATAATGGCAAAACGAAATGTAAGGTGAAATACTGAATATATTGATAAATTTATAAAACCTAAAAAATAACCAAGAGCAGTAAACATAACAAAAAATAGCAAAGCTATTTGATATATATTATTATATATAGAAGAATCTATGTAAGCATTGTAAGATATTTTTACCAGATCTTCAGCAGGATCAGTAAAGGCTCTTGCTGCCGCTTCCAAAAAACCAGCCTCTTCTATTCTTGCTCCTTGCAAAAACAATAAATCCATAGGGTCTTCTGATATTGTTATTTGTCCATCAACTGGATTAGATATTTCTTTTCCATTAATTCCTCTTTGGATAGAACCAAACACATTATCTCCATAATAATCATCTATCACTTTCAAATATATTTTTATTGAGGACCAATTATCTGCACCTAAAAATGCCTTTATATTAGTTTCTAAATCTGCTAACTCCATTTCAAATAACCAAGCATCAAGATTACTGTCATATTTATAAAAACTAGGATGAATTAATGAATAACTCACCTCTTTTTCACTCCTATCCACAGCAAAGGAAACTTCTATACCCATACCATATGGAAACCAGCATATATTATGTTCTGATGTACCACCATCAGGGCATTCAATTGGCTCTTTTAATATATAGTTATTAGCTACTAAGTCAAAATCGTCTAATATACTACATACCTTATTTGGAGTGTTACATGTTCCGGCTCCAACATTAGCACTAGTAGACCA encodes the following:
- a CDS encoding pyruvate dehydrogenase complex dihydrolipoamide acetyltransferase, translating into MPIEILMPALSPTMKDGNLAKWLKKEGDEVSAGEVIAEIETDKATMEVEAVDEGKIGKILVAEGSKNVLVNEVIALLLEEDESEASLADYKPKKNETGQVKDEAKQELEKPQLETKTIVTPTESVKTKPSLVKNSAANDQLTVIKRVNDNNNSFSSPVARKIAEQNNLSLASVNGTGPKGRVVKEDVMNFLSQPVSSNIISRNEEEYKVIPNNNIRQVIAARLLHAKQNIPHFYLTLDCNISDLLKLRAQLNSAAPKDESGKAAYRISVNDIIIKASAMALKKVPAANASWTEEATLQYNNVDISVAVAIDDGLITPIIHNAEQKSIIAISAEMKKLVFKAKSGTLKPEEFQGGGFSISNLGMFGIKQFNAIVNPPQSAILAVGTGEKKVVVENDQFKAIDAMTVSLSCDHRVVDGAVGAELLSSFKHYIENPALLLL
- the alr gene encoding alanine racemase, whose product is MYLNSFFDATLYVNLQAVQKNYLTLQQKSFPAKCAATIKANAYGLGVNSILNSLYEVGCRDFFTATLGEAIYLRKIKEDINIYIFHGLKENECDEFFKHNLTPILNSIDEIKIWQNYAKKKRLILSANIHFDTGINRLGLNFEDLKLFKSNKIKYDQIKIEYIMSHLACSNEHDNPRNQLQLEQVLELKEVFPKQKFNLANSSAIFLDKKYHFDMVRPGAALFGINPTPYLKENPMDQVVTLTTKVIHIREVKQNGMVGYGNICPIKKGMRLATIPIGYADGYLRSLTNRGYCYLKGNIIPTLGKISMDMTIIDISNFNKNEIKIGDEVEIIGKNIDLSELAKQAGTISYEILTSFSGRFKKVYVAYQG
- a CDS encoding replicative DNA helicase, encoding MKDINPEILFSNTGEQEKQNTEPHNTDAEQLILGYLLSNNEAYSQVGDFLRDEHFFEPVHQKIYKTVNDFFNKGLIATPITLKGYFENEEQLQEFGGNKYLNDLAALSASPINIKEYAKLIFDLYLKRKLKSIGNAVVTEIADQTKLNPSSAIIEQTEQKLFSLASEGNLEGDFKKLNVSLSNALETVQNSIDSNGFCGIPTNLLDLDKLLGGIQDSDLLILAGRPSMGKTALAINIALNSCEHFNDKEDKKSVGFFSLEMSSEQLASRMIAMKSGINAKKFRSGNFTKEDFELVIKANKALHNLNFFIDDTPALSISAIRTRARRLKRQNNLGLLVIDYLQLVRATGSENRVQEISEITQGLKAIAKELNIPVMALSQLSRAVEQRDDKRPQLSDLRESGSIEQDSDVVMFIFREQYYIERLKPSEDNPTKFSEWQQKMSHVSNKAEVMIAKQRHGPIGNVSIHFDPSTTKFDNLANEVI
- the coaD gene encoding pantetheine-phosphate adenylyltransferase — protein: MKAIYPGTFDPITIGHLDIIKRAAQIFDNLTIAIAKNPSKKPLFSQKEREELVIKSIKEHNNINHKNINVVKFSGLLVDFAAKSEISVLIRGLRAISDFEYEFQMSCMNSKLNSEIQTIFLPASDQVQFISSRFVKQIASLGGDVAHLVSESVYQEIYKKLK
- the pdhA gene encoding pyruvate dehydrogenase (acetyl-transferring) E1 component subunit alpha — translated: MVQNSSSKATTEKAKNNLTKEDFLKYYHDMVLIRRFEEKAGQAYGMGLIGGFCHLYIGQEAVVMGIKAALNDDDAMVTSYRDHAHILACGTDPKYIMAELFGKETGVSRGKGGSMHLFDTEKNFYGGHGIVGAQVPIGAGVGFAFKYRKENRIAVTFFGDGAANQGQVYESFNMAKLWNLPVIFVIENNKYGMGTSVQRSTATAKFEERGKPFGIKGTKVNGQDFFAVKDAMLTAANSVRAGNGPELLVMETYRYRGHSMSDPAKYRKKEEVDDYKTNDDPIANFKNWGIERKLVDEKTLKEHDKKIKLIIEEAIEFAKNSKEPLASELWTDIYNNK
- the ispE gene encoding 4-(cytidine 5'-diphospho)-2-C-methyl-D-erythritol kinase: MINLKSYAKINLYLHINGQKDNYHILDSLFSYIELYDLISIASISAENHIINTNYELNNKENLIYKVLINFLALYKIKEKFYITHHKSVPMAAGMGGGSSNAACIINFLYDYFSIEVSLSEKINFALKFGADIPFFLTNYSRYVSGIGEILNDKTTYPKIPLLIINPKTQIKTKDVFAAFSKQSFSNKMKIYPTKFENKKALLEFLANTKNDLTDIALEKDQKLANIYNYINQDKYFIRLTGTGPTCFIIAKDSHDLNVLYNDLKAKFVDYLILKSNMLAEI
- a CDS encoding pyruvate dehydrogenase complex E1 component subunit beta, which gives rise to MTKITVREALRDAMAEEMRLDKNVYLMGEEVAEYQGAYKVSQGLLDEFGSDRVIDTPITEHGFAGIAIGSAMAGLKPIVEFMTFNFAMQAIDQIINSAAKTHYMSGGQVKCPIVFRGPNGAAARVGAQHSQCYAAWYNHIPGLEVIAPYDATDSKALLKKAIKSPNPVIFLENEITYGYEFELNKDEIENIEIGKARIIKKGSDVTITAFSISVERALEAADRLEKNGISAEVIDLRTIRPLDKETIINSVKKTNRIITVEEGWGVSGIGSEICSIVCESAFDYLDAEPKKICAKDVPLPYAANLEKLALPSSDDIFYAAMQICNKK